The following are from one region of the Halorussus rarus genome:
- a CDS encoding hemolysin family protein produces the protein MVDLVFSAGRVLLALLLVFLNGFFVAAEFAYVRIRSTTVESLVEEDAPGSELLQEAVQNLDDYLAVTQLGITISSLGLGWIGEPAVAALIEPVLGSFLPESAVHLVSFAVGFGFITFLHVVFGELAPKTIAIARAERVSLFVAAPMRFFYYIFIPGLVVFNGTANYFTRLLGIPPASETEETLEEEEILMVLSRSGRKGHIDKEEVEMIERVFELDDITVREVMVPRPDVVSVSADLPLSELRSLIIESGHTRYPVLDADDGDQVVGYLDVKDVLRATEAGGSDHDSVTAGDLARDLPVVPESGRIDDLLAEFQSQQSQMAAVIDEWGSFEGLATVEDVVEQVVGDIRDEFDVDEREPSIDRRADGTYAVDGGVAISEVNDELDAAFEPGDFGTIGGLVLDRLGRAPEVGDAIEVDGYRLEVERVHGARISTVVVRETGAEETPTSES, from the coding sequence ATGGTAGACCTCGTCTTCTCGGCGGGACGCGTCCTCCTCGCGCTATTGCTCGTCTTCCTGAACGGGTTCTTCGTGGCCGCGGAGTTCGCCTACGTCCGCATCCGGTCGACGACCGTGGAGTCGCTCGTCGAGGAGGACGCGCCCGGCTCCGAACTGCTGCAGGAGGCCGTCCAGAACCTCGACGACTACCTCGCGGTGACCCAGCTCGGCATCACCATCTCCTCGCTCGGCCTGGGCTGGATCGGCGAACCCGCGGTGGCGGCGCTCATCGAGCCGGTGCTGGGGTCGTTTCTGCCCGAGAGCGCGGTCCACCTCGTGTCGTTCGCCGTCGGCTTCGGCTTCATCACGTTCCTCCACGTCGTGTTCGGCGAACTCGCGCCCAAGACCATCGCCATCGCCAGGGCCGAGCGAGTCTCGCTGTTCGTCGCCGCGCCGATGCGGTTCTTCTACTACATCTTCATCCCCGGGCTCGTCGTGTTCAACGGCACGGCGAACTACTTCACCCGCCTGCTCGGCATCCCGCCGGCATCCGAGACCGAGGAGACCCTCGAAGAGGAGGAGATACTGATGGTGCTGTCCCGGTCGGGGCGGAAGGGCCACATCGACAAGGAGGAGGTCGAGATGATCGAGCGCGTGTTCGAGCTCGACGACATCACCGTCCGGGAGGTCATGGTCCCGCGCCCCGACGTGGTCAGCGTCTCGGCCGACCTGCCCCTGTCGGAGCTCCGGTCGCTGATAATCGAGTCGGGCCACACCCGCTACCCGGTGCTGGACGCCGACGACGGCGACCAGGTCGTCGGGTACCTCGACGTGAAGGACGTACTGCGGGCGACCGAGGCCGGCGGGTCGGACCACGACTCCGTCACCGCGGGGGACCTCGCGCGCGACCTCCCGGTCGTCCCGGAGAGCGGGCGCATCGACGACCTGCTGGCCGAGTTCCAGAGCCAGCAGAGCCAGATGGCCGCGGTCATCGACGAGTGGGGGTCGTTCGAGGGGCTGGCGACCGTCGAGGACGTCGTCGAGCAGGTCGTCGGCGACATCAGAGACGAGTTCGACGTCGACGAGCGCGAGCCGTCCATCGACCGGCGCGCCGACGGGACGTACGCCGTCGACGGCGGCGTCGCCATCTCGGAAGTCAACGACGAGCTCGACGCGGCGTTTGAGCCCGGAGACTTCGGGACGATCGGCGGGCTGGTGCTCGACCGCCTCGGCCGCGCTCCGGAGGTCGGCGACGCCATCGAGGTCGACGGCTACCGCCTCGAAGTCGAACGGGTCCACGGCGCCCGAATCTCGACGGTCGTCGTCCGCGAGACCGGCGCCGAGGAGACGCCGACCAGCGAGTCGTAG
- the hisD gene encoding histidinol dehydrogenase has product MNVRTLADLGPDDRRALFDRDAGVEAVRDDVRDIVARVREEGDVAVREFCEEFDGVSVGNLDVTDEAERAYDEVDDEVREAIETAAENVREFHEAQLPEDWRREFAEGRELGRRFRPIERVGVYVPGGAAAYPSSALMGVVPAKVAGVDQVAVATPPAEELNPATLAAIHAAGADRVFNVGGAQAVAALAYGTEQIDRVQKVVGPGNKWVTAAKAEVQGDVAIDFLAGPSELLVVADETADPQLVAADLLAQAEHDAEASVVAVTDDEATAEGIVDELDRQLPERERADVAREALESDESGVLLARSPSEAILFAEEYAAEHLSIQADDDEEILERIDSAGSVFLGPYTPVAAGDYASGTNHVLPTNGLAKLTGGLSVDTFLRSTTVQRLDEGALGDLSETITTLAEAEGLEAHAESVRKRFEGRDGGANGAGEG; this is encoded by the coding sequence ATGAACGTGCGAACACTGGCCGACCTCGGGCCCGACGACCGGCGGGCGCTGTTCGACCGCGACGCCGGCGTCGAGGCGGTCCGCGACGACGTGCGCGACATCGTCGCCCGCGTGCGCGAGGAGGGCGACGTGGCGGTCCGGGAGTTCTGCGAGGAGTTCGACGGCGTCTCCGTCGGCAACCTCGACGTCACCGACGAGGCCGAGCGGGCCTACGACGAGGTCGACGACGAGGTTCGCGAGGCCATAGAGACCGCCGCAGAGAACGTCAGGGAGTTCCACGAGGCACAGCTTCCGGAGGACTGGCGACGGGAGTTCGCCGAGGGCCGGGAGCTCGGCCGGCGGTTCCGCCCCATCGAGCGCGTCGGGGTGTACGTCCCCGGCGGCGCCGCGGCCTACCCCTCCAGCGCGCTGATGGGCGTCGTGCCGGCGAAGGTCGCGGGCGTCGACCAGGTCGCGGTCGCCACCCCGCCCGCCGAGGAGCTCAACCCCGCGACGCTGGCCGCCATCCACGCCGCGGGCGCCGACCGGGTGTTCAACGTCGGCGGCGCGCAGGCGGTCGCCGCGCTCGCCTACGGCACCGAGCAGATCGACCGGGTCCAGAAGGTGGTCGGTCCGGGAAACAAGTGGGTCACCGCGGCGAAGGCCGAGGTGCAGGGCGACGTGGCCATCGACTTCCTCGCCGGCCCGAGCGAACTGCTGGTCGTGGCCGACGAGACCGCCGACCCGCAGCTCGTCGCCGCCGACCTGCTCGCGCAGGCCGAGCACGACGCGGAGGCCTCGGTCGTGGCGGTGACCGACGACGAGGCGACCGCCGAGGGGATCGTCGACGAGCTCGACCGCCAGCTCCCCGAGCGCGAGCGCGCCGACGTCGCCCGCGAGGCGCTCGAGAGCGACGAGAGCGGCGTCCTGCTCGCGCGCTCGCCCAGCGAGGCCATCCTGTTCGCCGAGGAGTACGCGGCCGAGCACCTCTCGATCCAGGCCGACGACGACGAGGAGATCTTAGAGCGCATCGACAGCGCCGGCAGCGTCTTCCTCGGGCCGTACACCCCGGTAGCGGCCGGCGACTACGCGAGCGGGACCAACCACGTGCTGCCGACCAACGGGCTGGCGAAGCTCACCGGCGGGCTGTCGGTCGACACGTTCCTGCGCTCGACCACGGTCCAGCGACTGGACGAGGGGGCGCTCGGCGACCTCTCGGAGACGATCACGACGCTGGCGGAAGCGGAGGGTCTGGAGGCGCACGCCGAGAGCGTCCGGAAGCGATTCGAAGGCAGAGACGGCGGAGCGAACGGCGCAGGCGAAGGGTAA